Proteins found in one Ptychodera flava strain L36383 chromosome 3, AS_Pfla_20210202, whole genome shotgun sequence genomic segment:
- the LOC139125332 gene encoding zinc finger protein 423-like → MDSVEVCEEIYEALLQCAICQSRLTQPKVLPHCSHVFCRECLESMLRASSGILLCPTCRADNTSAVRRRGVNSLVDGHFINKLEEIVNRHRNGSGNAQQRILFSSTRHGSTPEGLAGASDIRSAGQGFNRQIPSQYECPVCSMQFHDLDLLQSHAEMCTDDQYNWFFTCPNCGNMYPNDIFAIQAHLVGCMPDVSIIGDADPQYRVRADARDRHRMNDHDWFMYMCPSCDATYDDMASMEAHVAIHHRQESLAQRQTSREGEAGRSPSIQGSLHSSHATVSYLASASQIQQRSENATSDSNSHLYGSIFRSGSLERGDARERHRENGLEWCMYMCPSCDATYNDMASMEDHVAIHHRQESLAQRQTSWEGQAGRSPSIHGSLNASDAAVNNLAGTSQIEQRRGNVQSTSDSPSHLSGPISRTGSLEASDINLEFGQGHYRPAEPSFSRRTLQNGQGPTSTSRFESEWTQRFEKCIIL, encoded by the coding sequence atggATTCTGTTGAAGTTTGTGAAGAAATCTATGAAGCCCTTTTGCAGTGCGCTATTTGTCAGAGCCGCCTGACGCAACCAAAAGTACTGCCGCACTGCTCTCATGTCTTCTGTCGAGAATGTCTGGAAAGTATGCTCCGAGCATCGTCTGGTATATTGTTGTGTCCTACCTGCAGAGCCGACAATACTTCAGCTGTAAGGCGCCGCGGAGTCAACAGCCTTGTGGACGGCCATTTTATAAACAAGCTTGAAGAAATAGTCAACAGGCATCGGAATGGGTCTGGCAATGCGCAGCAGCGTATTCTGTTTAGCTCGACTCGCCATGGCTCAACGCCCGAGGGTCTAGCTGGCGCAAGCGACATTCGTTCAGCGGGACAGGGATTTAACAGACAAATTCCATCGCAGTATGAGTGCCCAGTGTGTTCTATGCAATTCCACGACCTGGATTTGCTTCAGTCCCATGCTGAAATGTGCACAGATGATCAATACAATTGGTTCTTCACTTGCCCAAACTGTGGTAACATGTACCCTAACGATATATTCGCAATCCAGGCTCATCTAGTCGGGTGTATGCCAGATGTATCAATAATAGGAGATGCGGACCCCCAGTACCGAGTACGAGCAGATGCACGAGACCGTCATAGGATGAATGACCATGACTGGTTCATGTACATGTGTCCTAGCTGTGATGCCACCTACGACGACATGGCCTCGATGGAAGCCCACGTGGCCATCCATCACAGACAAGAATCACTCGCTCAACGCCAAACGTCCAGGGAAGGCGAAGCCGGACGTTCGCCTTCAATACAGGGATCCCTCCACTCAAGTCATGCTACTGTGAGCTACCTTGCGAGTGCATCTCAGATCCAACAAAGGAGTGAAAATGCGACGTCAGATTCCAACAGTCACCTGTATGGTTCAATCTTTAGATCAGGATCTCTTGAGCGAGGAGATGCGCGAGAGCGCCACAGGGAGAATGGCCTTGAGTGGTGCATGTACATGTGTCCTAGCTGTGATGCCACCTACAACGACATGGCCTCAATGGAAGACCACGTGGCCATCCATCACAGGCAAGAATCACTTGCTCAGCGCCAAACGTCTTGGGAAGGCCAAGCCGGTCGTTCACCTTCGATACACGGATCCCTCAACGCAAGCGATGCCGCTGTGAACAACCTTGCAGGTACATCTCAGATTGAACAAAGGAGAGGCAATGTCCAATCGACATCAGATTCACCCAGTCATCTATCTGGTCCAATCAGTCGCACAGGATCTCTTGAGGCCAGTGACATCAACCTTGAATTTGGCCAAGGCCACTATAGACCCGCTGAACCATCTTTTTCGCGTCGCACTCTACAAAATGGGCAAGGGCCGACGTCGACTTCTCGTTTTGAATCAGAGTGGACACAAAGATTcgaaaaatgtatcatattgTGA